One Desulfobulbus propionicus DSM 2032 DNA segment encodes these proteins:
- a CDS encoding GspE/PulE family protein, with protein MTPSTITSPIIRLLREAGKVTPAQVEHAARVQAKLTTFQPLLKILKDLKSITDQDVKEILRASSSPIRIGDLLVELGHISPDDLDSAIRLQRESDSQEKLGQVLVRHNFIEEQTFIEVLSIQMGYPFIEPGLNNIDKARCVKIPKALMTTHGFVPIKSDDGSIRVAFADPLDQEALQVARRFLGTGIVPSIAQGRSIRKTVELLAEKQSSRTLAVDNTTVVGTVNSIILGAIKNNASDIHIEPMEDRLQVRFREDGVLNHFKDFPKEIIPALTSRLKILCQADITEKRRHQGGRILFEYDEGQLDLRLSFFITIHGEKIVLRLLNRKQELFDLQSIGMTPRMLSRFLEDAVYHPSGVVLVTGPTGSGKTSTIYSCIHALKSPQVSIITAEEPVEYVIEGVAQCSIDPKIDLTFEETLRHIVRQDPDVIVIGEIRDAYSAEVAVQAALTGHKVLSTFHTEDSIGGLIRLLNMDIAPFLVSSTVVSVLAQRLLRRVCPHCAVDAKPTPVQLQRLRCTVNDLAGASFKKGRGCRMCKQSGYKGRIGVFELLVLDERVRTAILEQKTSYDIRTISIHHSGLMTLLEDGLVKAAMGSTTVDEILRCLPIFSPPRPLAELRRLAGI; from the coding sequence ATGACCCCAAGCACCATCACCAGCCCCATCATTCGCCTGCTGCGGGAGGCGGGCAAGGTCACCCCGGCCCAGGTGGAGCATGCGGCCAGGGTACAGGCCAAGCTGACCACTTTTCAGCCGCTGCTGAAGATCCTCAAGGATCTGAAGTCCATCACCGACCAGGACGTCAAGGAAATTCTCCGAGCCTCCTCCTCGCCCATCCGCATCGGCGACCTGCTGGTGGAACTGGGCCATATTTCGCCCGACGATCTCGACTCCGCCATCCGTTTGCAGCGGGAAAGCGACTCCCAGGAAAAGCTCGGCCAGGTGCTGGTCCGGCACAACTTCATCGAGGAGCAGACCTTCATCGAGGTCCTTTCCATCCAGATGGGCTACCCCTTCATCGAGCCCGGACTCAACAACATCGACAAAGCCCGCTGCGTCAAGATCCCCAAGGCCCTGATGACTACCCATGGCTTTGTGCCCATCAAAAGCGACGACGGTTCGATTCGGGTGGCCTTTGCCGATCCCCTGGACCAGGAGGCGCTGCAGGTGGCCCGCCGTTTCCTTGGCACCGGCATCGTGCCCAGCATCGCTCAGGGCCGATCCATCCGCAAGACGGTCGAGCTGCTGGCGGAAAAGCAAAGCAGCCGGACCCTGGCGGTGGACAACACCACCGTGGTCGGCACGGTCAACTCGATCATCCTCGGGGCGATCAAGAACAACGCCAGCGACATCCACATCGAGCCCATGGAAGACCGGTTGCAGGTTCGATTCCGCGAAGACGGCGTGCTCAACCACTTCAAGGATTTTCCCAAGGAGATCATCCCGGCGCTCACCAGCCGGCTGAAGATCCTCTGCCAGGCGGACATCACCGAGAAGCGGCGCCATCAGGGCGGACGCATCCTGTTCGAGTACGACGAGGGGCAGCTGGACCTGCGGCTGTCTTTCTTCATCACCATCCACGGCGAGAAGATCGTCCTGCGGCTGCTCAACCGCAAGCAGGAGCTGTTCGACCTGCAGTCCATCGGCATGACCCCGCGCATGCTGTCCCGCTTTCTCGAGGATGCGGTCTACCACCCCAGCGGCGTGGTCCTGGTCACCGGGCCGACCGGGTCGGGCAAGACCTCGACCATCTACAGTTGCATTCATGCCCTCAAGAGCCCCCAGGTGAGCATCATCACCGCCGAGGAGCCGGTGGAGTACGTGATCGAGGGGGTGGCCCAATGCTCGATCGATCCCAAGATCGACCTCACCTTTGAGGAAACCTTGCGCCACATCGTCCGCCAGGACCCGGATGTGATCGTCATCGGCGAGATCCGCGATGCCTATTCCGCCGAAGTGGCGGTCCAGGCGGCGCTCACCGGCCACAAGGTGCTGTCCACCTTTCACACCGAGGACTCCATCGGCGGCTTGATCCGTCTGCTCAACATGGACATCGCCCCCTTCCTCGTGTCGTCCACCGTGGTCAGCGTGCTGGCGCAGCGGCTGCTGCGGCGGGTGTGCCCGCACTGTGCGGTGGACGCCAAGCCGACACCGGTGCAGTTGCAGCGGCTGCGTTGCACGGTCAACGATCTGGCCGGGGCCAGCTTCAAAAAAGGGAGGGGATGCAGGATGTGCAAGCAGAGCGGTTACAAGGGGAGGATCGGGGTGTTCGAGCTGCTGGTGCTCGACGAGCGGGTTCGCACCGCCATCCTGGAGCAGAAAACCAGTTACGACATCCGGACCATCAGCATCCACCATTCCGGGTTGATGACCCTGCTTGAGGACGGTTTGGTCAAGGCGGCCATGGGCAGCACGACGGTCGATGAAATCCTGCGCTGCCTGCCCATCTTCAGTCCGCCGCGCCCGCTGGCCGAACTTCGCCGTCTGGCAGGGATCTGA